A genomic window from Candidatus Obscuribacterales bacterium includes:
- a CDS encoding FAD-dependent oxidoreductase: MSLNPVVVVGAGPAGLTAAYELSKHQRPAVVLESGDRVGGISRTETYKDYRFDIGGHRFYTKVTEVEDLWQEVLSDEMITVPRLSRIYYDGKF, from the coding sequence ATGAGTTTGAATCCTGTTGTCGTTGTGGGTGCAGGGCCAGCAGGTTTAACTGCGGCCTATGAGTTATCGAAACACCAACGTCCTGCTGTGGTACTTGAAAGTGGCGATCGCGTTGGAGGAATCTCACGCACCGAAACCTATAAAGACTATCGATTTGATATCGGCGGTCACCGTTTCTACACCAAAGTGACGGAGGTTGAGGATCTTTGGCAAGAGGTGCTCAGCGACGAGATGATCACCGTACCACGGCTATCGCGCATCTACTATGACGGCAAGTTTTT